TGGATAGATTTTGTGATGAATACTATTATTGAGTTTGTGAGTTTTCATGTAAAATTGATGGATGCAGTAATCCTTAGATTACAATGATGTGTTCACTAACCTGCAGACCATACCTCCGCACATTAAAAGCCGCCGCGGACAGTGCGATAGGGCTTAAATCTGTTGCAATGACTGTCCCACAACTCCCTAAAATCCTCCCAATTGCAATAGCAAGTGCACCACTTCCAGTCCCCAAATCTGCCCACAACCCCTCTCTCAATCCTTCATCGTCTGAAACCACATCAGCCACCAAGTCAACAATGTGTTCAGTCTCAGGTCTTGGAATCAAAACCCCCTCTTGGACACTCAAAACCAAGTCCCTCCAATGCTCACACCCAACTACATACTGAAAAGGCCTCCTCTCTTCAATCCTCTGCTTCCACAGATTGTAAAGCTCCTCTATGCCTGCCTTTAATCTTACATTTGTCTGATTGTTTCCAATACCCAATTGGGAAAATACCGAGTGATCTTCAATTGCATCTTCCATGAGCCACTTAAGCTCCCTAGACAACAGGCTGGAGTCTGGACCATTGTCTGAGTCCTGAAACCTTGTCCCAACTGAAGAAGCAAGGTTTTTGGCCCAATCATGCCAGTTTCTGAGGTCAGGAACGGTAGCTGAGTGCACTGGTGGTCTTAGAAAGAGCGGAACTTGAGGTTTTAACGAAGTGGGTAGGGAGGATAATGAAGAAGAGCATACTGTCCGATGAAGATTCGTACAAAGGGAGGGTTtagtaaaaattgagaaattagAGGGACAGCATGCACTTGTGAAGCTTAgcctcatcttcttcttttatttccttttttttggcaATCAAAATGGCAGAAAACTCAGGTCTCTCTGTGCTATATCCCCATGCTTAGAccctgaaagaaaaaaaattaaaaaacgaaGAAAGTTGCAAACTTCTATGAGATTATCATTATaacaaatctaaaatttaaatcCAATTTATGGTCACGAAACTtaatgaaaaaaaggaaaactggGTGTTTAGTTTGAGGccttttttaatgaattaagaaGATTTTCTAGGCGACCAAAGGAAGggcttaaaaatgaaagaagaagatTGGAACCTGGACAACTCCACAACCAGTCTACAAGGAGAGCTCCTCATTGCCCTTCGATTTGGTCTTCAACTGCTGTGTCCCGTGTGTGAGAAAGACGAAGGACTTGTGCTGCTCTGTTGGACGGTGTGGTCTCTGGCAGCTGCTACAGCCCTTACTGGTTTATACAATTGTTTGCGTTAAAATATTTCAACGTATActgagttgtttttttttttttttaaaaaaaaataaaaaaataaaaaattaagtgcTTACTTGTCTGACAGTAAAGATTATCATTGATTCAAAATTTAGCTGTAAtcattcaaaatataataataatttttattataaataatcacttgaaaatatatataacatttttacttaaaaaaaaaaaaaaaaaaaagagagagagaagaagtaaAAGGAGGGCCTGTCTTTCATGTGCGAAGGAAACaagaaagagaatatatatatatatatatatgtgtggaAGAGAGTGGACCAAGCGGAGGCATTTCCAATTGGCAAAAGaatgacaaaagaaaattaatgattAACTTTCAACTAAATTAAGTCTAAAGTAATTCTAGGTGACCtatttgtgttttacttgtgAAGTAATGCTACTACAAGTCCCTCTTATGTCCCTCTAGAGTCCATCcgagaatgatgtgactattaaaatcaccattgggcttgtaattgattattattgaattttgatcaaattgtaattttaatagccacatcattcttggaaagATTTAAGAGAGACATAATAAatacttctagaattactcctacttatgtcctactaagaatgatgtagctattaaaattattattggacttttaattaatgattattgaattttgatcaaaaaatgattttaatagccacatcattcttagtagaaTGCAAGTAagccacctaaaattactctaGAGCCTGAAGCCCACTTGTAATTAGTAGTTCTTGTATAAGATGCCCAAAGGCCATTGTAATCGGGGATCCAGAAAAATAACcaaattcttttttctccttcttcctttGTAAACATTGCCTATGGAGACTAACCCAATTTCATTCATACGATTCCATACACCATTTACAATCAAAATTATCTTGTCAAACAACTTTTCTAGTTTTTTGAAACCCTTGTCAAGCGGGAAAACACActtattctcttctttttatgaCAATATTCATTTTCATGTTCAAGAGGTTCAACTTTTTTCACCATCTTTCTCAACTTGTCTTGCCTCTGCAGCAACCCTTCCATGATATCATCCACTGACTTATCCACTCGGGTATCATCCACTTTCTCTAGTACAGAATCTTTTAAGGCCCGATCTAAACGAGAAAACACACTAGTTCTCTTGTCCAGAGTATCAGAATACAGACCCTTGCTGCTTGGAATTTTATCTTCATAATACAAACCACTCTGTTCTTGGTAGCCTGTACTATCCTTCAAGTGGCAATCACCCAAATTAAACAAAGAACCCGCAGCAGAGGAGGACTCAGCTATTCCACAGCAGGAATCCATATCTGAACTTGTCGCGGCAAATGGGTGACATAGATTCTCCAGTTTTGATGTTTCATCAATCGAGATAGGCCTGATAACATAAGGTTTAGGGAAGCACAAGTCTTCGTCACACTCAAAAGTAGCCGATCCTGCTTGATTGTACTCAAAACACCCAACCAGAGAGAAAGGAGCTTCTGCATCAGCAAGTTCAGAATCATCAGGCGAATCCAACGGTATGAAATCTCCAAGGTCAGTACTAAAACTTCTGGAAGAGATATTCAACTTTTCTGGCTCCTCTCTAGGTGTAACAGGTTGAATGCCAGAAACATGGTTAGCGTTTATAACTTTCAGTTCTGTTTCTTCACTAGAATGGTTGCGATCCCTTTTCCTAGCACTGTTTATGAAAGTTGGAGATTTCGGGACTTCAACcttttttgaaacaaataacATGAGAAGGCTCTCAACCTGACATCAAAGCACAATCAACCATAAGACTATATCAAAAGGACATACATCATTTGACAAAATGTGCACCAATATTTCACCAAAGATGAGAGAAAGAGTAAACCTGATGCTTAGACAGGCCAAAATTGAATTTGTGCTTTTCATAGTAATTTTCTAGAATTGCATGACGAAACTCATGTTCTGAAAGAGGACAACAATGCCAGATTGTTGTAAATCGAACCTGGAGCAAATTCAAAGCAGGATAGCCATAGGAGTTTTTGACAAGAAATACGGAATTTAACATAGCAGTAACAAATATAAACTATAAGGAATGAATGCAAATGTATAAACCAAAGGAGGAACTGAAAAATTTttacatgaatttttaaatcATTACCTGTGCAGGAAATTGCCTCCCGGATGAACTGAATGCATGGGGAACAATATTTGTCTCACCATCTGAAGTTGCCTCAAAAACCCCATAGAGTTTTCGCTTCTCATGTtcgaaaagaaacaaaatcattcCAACCTTAACTTCTCTAACAAAACCAGTTTGAGAAGCTGGTAGGCCAAATAATTTTCTCTCATAACACTCTTTCATTGTACTCTGATTTGACATGAAGATGGCTCCGAAATTCGGAAACCTTCTAGTATCAACATTCTTAAACCCCATATCTATCATagaaaaaaacatatcatatcaaatgtgttataatattaattaattacataattaattCCCTCATTTCCTATCCACTTGAGTTTTTGAGACGATcggtaatttaatatagtacCAAAGCAAAGATACTGAGTTTGAACCTGActccataatttattttttgataagtaaaaaaaatttgataggtACCTGACTCCATAATTTATATcccattttagttaaatattccaCTTATTTCACTTATTGAAGGGGAATTTGAACTCACACTTGAGAGAGAATGTTATAATATTCGTTAAATGAACActatttcctatcaacttaaacttctaagacaattagtaatttaataaaatgcAAATTATGACCAAGGAAATATCTAATTCCCTAATGAGCAACACCAAGGTCAGAAGACACAAAGAGAAACTTTCTACATCTTTAAGTAAATAAACATCcacactaaacaaaaataaaacagatgTGCATGCACGCACACACACACTGCAGCAGTAGTGTGCATAACATAGAACTGGATGAGCGATACAATGAGCAATGCCTTGTTATTAGTTAGAAAATCAGTAGAGCCAACAAtttgtcaaagaaagaagaaataatatGTTCAAGATATTGCATAAAtgttaaatgtaaaaaaaaaaaatgattaaatagaGCAGCCAAGGACcaaaaactaaaggaaaaatatttaaacatGCATCAGTATCTCTGTAAATTTCAtttcttatcaaaaagaaaatgaaacaaaatcaaTGCAGTAAAATCCAATTGTAGAAGAAAAATTCCAAAACCCCTTATAATTCCAGCCtgcaaactatatatatatgatcatggCAAAGCTCAAACTGACCTCAGGTTGAACTTCGATTCCTCAGAAATGGAACTGATTTGGCAGACATACAGAGATGTgtaacaaaaattcaaaaatgaaacaaaatcaaTGCAGGTAAATCCAAATgtagaagaaaattttggaaagcCCTTATAATTCCAGCCagcaaacaatatatatatatatatatgatcatggCAAAGCTCAAACTGACTTCAGGTTGAACTTCCTTTACTCATAAATGGAACTGATCTGGCAGACATACAGAGACGAGTAACAAAaattttatccctttttttttttttaaaaaaaaaaaaaacaataacaatatgGCAGTGGCGATTCTAATATTTGTCGTGGTACTTCATGGAGTATAGAAGTAGCTCATGCACCCAACAAAACCACATGATGACTTGCAGCTATAACGGCAGCATCATTTCAAAGTAGTGATCAAAACCTTGTCATGCTTCAAGGTGAAAACAAGTCATCATCAGCACACAGCGGCTAAAACCATAAAGATGACTATTCTGAGTTGCTCTAGCAGTGAGCTCAGATTATTTATTCTGAACTTGCTAGCACaggagggagagagggagagagagagagagagagaggaagggagCCCTCCCTCCCTCAAAGTGGTGATCAGAACCTTGTGAAGCAGTTAAAATCAGAATGCAGTGATCATCAGCCTGCACACTCAATGCCTAAAACCTTGCCAAGCAAGTCAAGGTCAGAACAAATTCATCATCAGCCTGCTCACATGGTGTAAACCTGCCTATCCTGAGctgttcaatttttttctcaaaaccttGTCGACCGGTCAAGGTCAGAACGAAGTCACCAGCCTGCACTCTCAGTGGCTCAAACCTCAAACACGCCTATTCTGGGCTGTTCTAGCCATTTGGCTCATATTAGTTACGCTGAATACACAGACTCTCTATCTCTCTATTCTAGCCATTCAGCTCATATTAGTTATTCTGAATACacagactctctctctctctctctctctctctctctcatagaGAAAAGGCAGGTCCGTTTTGCCTGTTCACAAGTCTTTTTACTAGCTGACTGCTTCCTCTCTGCTTGCCAGCCAGAGCAACATGAAGTATATGTAGATCACTCCCATTTTTTGACAGGAATGTAAAACCATGCTAGCCTCCAACAATAAATTGCAGGAAGTTTTCcataattgaaaataacaaaCCTAAAGAAGTGTC
This genomic interval from Corylus avellana chromosome ca3, CavTom2PMs-1.0 contains the following:
- the LOC132175579 gene encoding uncharacterized protein LOC132175579 isoform X2, which produces MRLSFTSACCPSNFSIFTKPSLCTNLHRTVCSSSLSSLPTSLKPQVPLFLRPPVHSATVPDLRNWHDWAKNLASSVGTRFQDSDNGPDSSLLSRELKWLMEDAIEDHSVFSQLGIGNNQTNVRLKAGIEELYNLWKQRIEERRPFQYVVGCEHWRDLVLSVQEGVLIPRPETEHIVDLVADVVSDDEGLREGLWADLGTGSGALAIAIGRILGSCGTVIATDLSPIALSAAAFNVRRYGLQDAIELRQGSWFEPLKDVEGKLAGIVSNPPYIPSDNIPGLQAEVGRHEPRLALDGGLSGMDYLFHICNGAASMLKPGGFFIFER
- the LOC132175579 gene encoding uncharacterized protein LOC132175579 isoform X1, encoding MRLSFTSACCPSNFSIFTKPSLCTNLHRTVCSSSLSSLPTSLKPQVPLFLRPPVHSATVPDLRNWHDWAKNLASSVGTRFQDSDNGPDSSLLSRELKWLMEDAIEDHSVFSQLGIGNNQTNVRLKAGIEELYNLWKQRIEERRPFQYVVGCEHWRDLVLSVQEGVLIPRPETEHIVDLVADVVSDDEGLREGLWADLGTGSGALAIAIGRILGSCGTVIATDLSPIALSAAAFNVRRYGLQDAIELRQGSWFEPLKDVEGKLAGIVSNPPYIPSDNIPGLQAEVGRHEPRLALDGGLSGMDYLFHICNGAASMLKPGGFFIFETNGEQQCKCLVKYLGNDMRGSFRSLDIVSDFAGIQRFVTGFRQ
- the LOC132175386 gene encoding uncharacterized protein LOC132175386 produces the protein MGFKNVDTRRFPNFGAIFMSNQSTMKECYERKLFGLPASQTGFVREVKVGMILFLFEHEKRKLYGVFEATSDGETNIVPHAFSSSGRQFPAQVRFTTIWHCCPLSEHEFRHAILENYYEKHKFNFGLSKHQVESLLMLFVSKKVEVPKSPTFINSARKRDRNHSSEETELKVINANHVSGIQPVTPREEPEKLNISSRSFSTDLGDFIPLDSPDDSELADAEAPFSLVGCFEYNQAGSATFECDEDLCFPKPYVIRPISIDETSKLENLCHPFAATSSDMDSCCGIAESSSAAGSLFNLGDCHLKDSTGYQEQSGLYYEDKIPSSKGLYSDTLDKRTSVFSRLDRALKDSVLEKVDDTRVDKSVDDIMEGLLQRQDKLRKMVKKVEPLEHENEYCHKKKRISVFSRLTRVSKN